In the Salmo trutta chromosome 13, fSalTru1.1, whole genome shotgun sequence genome, ATGGATGGAAGTTACTGTGGTGTTACAGATGGCCTAATCTGTCACTACTACAGTCACTGTAATGCTGATCATGAAAATAACAGACTACAGTAAGATCACTTTAACCACAAGATGCCATATAACTAGAATATGACAGCAGCATTTATGATGGAGAATGAAATGAATATGGACATAACATGAATATTTTGGCTAAGCTcaccaaaaaaaaaatgttgcaatACATATGTCATGTATAATAACATTAAAACTGACAGTGAatgaaaaatattacatttataaaGTCTGTGAATCCCAAATGAACAATCAAGCACAATAAACTATATTCCACTAGTCTTAACAAGACAAAGCTTAATCAAATCGATGATGGAGAACTGCAGAAATAGATCCCTTATGGTTTCCAATAACTTTTTCCCTTCAGTCTGGTTGCCATGGAAAAGTGAGTGTCAGCGAGAGTGTATTCTGAAATGACAGAACCATTATACATAGCCCAAGGATTAAAACTACTTTCCCTTTGAGTCAGTGTGCATCATGACCTGCCCGTTAGTGACctgcaaaaaaaaattaaaaatgaaaaagacATGTTAGAAGGGTTGTGGTCATTAAAATTCCCATGAGTTTGATTGGTGCATCAATAATCGAATTGtattgtcacatgtgccaaatacaacaggtgtagaccttacagtgaaatgcttacttacaagcccttttaaaccaacaatgcagttgttgtttaaaaataaaattaaccTGATGTAACAATAATCAATGTTACATCAGGTTGGGGATTTCAGCCACTGGTCTTACTCAACTGTTGAGCATATTACTGATATACTGTACTACATGTCAACATGATCACCTTCCTAGGTAATGAATACTATATCTGATGTGCAGAGGTAGGCATTTCCTTACATGAAAATGCTCTCGTCCGTAGAGGGAGAACCAAGAAGCTGGTACACAGCAACTTAAGTGACCAAACCAAGTATAGGGGTTCCAGTATAGTGTACTATATgacaataacatttacattttgggcACTCTAAAGACAAGACTTCAATAACAATATGAGGCATGGGATCCCACAGTACTAGTCCATGTAGGGTACTACCTGTGAAAGGACACTGCTAGACCATCTCGTACTGGTTGTTGGTGATGTATCGAGACAAGCAGCAGGCCAAGAACACCCCAATGAGCTAGGCAGAAAGTTAAACAGAGTTTCAATTAGGATGTGAAGACAAAATTGACATGCACTCAAttcatgtataaaaaaaaattgaaatctaTATTTCCTTGATGATCTCACAACATTTCAAGATCCATGTTACTGGTAATAACATTGTATATTTTTCCCCCTATAGATTATTATGCCTACAGGCCAATATCAAATAAAGGCTCTTCAATGGATGTACCTGGAAGAATGCAATTCCAAAAGATATTCCAGCAATGATTCCCAGGTTAGACTCCATCAAAGTGGTCACCTTTGAGAAGCAGCCCTAAAACATGTTAAGCAGAAGGAAAATAAAAACTTTTTAAATATGGTTTCTCAAGGTTAtagctatgcggacgacacacagctgtacatttcaatgaaacatggtgaagccccaaaattgccctcgctagaagcctgtgtttcagacataaggaagtggatggctgcaaattttctacttttaaactcggacaaaacagagatgcttgtcctaggtcccaagaaacaaagagatcttctgctgaatctgacaattaatctggatggttgtacagtcgtctcaaataaaactgtgaaggacctcggatttactctggaccctgatctctcttttgaagaacatatcaagactgcttcaaggacagcttttttccatctacgtaacattgcaaaaatcagaaactttctgtccaaaaatgacgcagaaaaattaatccatgcttttgttacttctaggctcgactactgcaatgctctactttccggctacccggataaagcactaaacaaacttcagttagtgctaaatacggctgctagaatcctgactagaaccaaaaaatttgatcatattactccagtgctagcctccctacactggcttcctgttaaggcaagggctgatttcaaggttttactgctaacctacaaagcattacatgggcttgctcctacctatctttccgatttggtcctgccgtacatacctacacgtacgctacggtcacaagacgcaggcctcctaattgtccctagaatttctaagcaaacggctggaggtagggctttctcctatagagctccatttttatggaatggtctgcctacccatgtgagagacgcagactcagtctcaacctttaagtctttactgaagacttatctcttcagtaggtcctatgatcaagtatagtctggcccaggagtgtgaaggtgaacggaaaggctggagcaacgaaccgcccttgctgtctctgccttgtcggttcccctcttcccactgggattctctgcctctaacccttttacaggggctgagtcactgacttactggtgttcttccatgccgtccatgggaggggtgcgtcacttgagtaggttgagccactgacgtggtcttcctgtctgggttggcgccccccccttgggttgtgccgtggcggagatctttgtgggctatactcggccttgtcttcggacggtaagttggtggttgtagatatccctctagtggtgtgtgggctgtgctttggcaaagtgggtggggttatatcctgcctgtttggccctgtccgggggtatcatcggatggggccacagtgtcttctgatccctcctgtctcagcctccagtatttatgctgcagtagtttatgtgtcggggggctagggtcagtctgttacatctggagtattctcttgtcttatccggtgtcctgtgtgaatgtaaatatgctctctctaattctctctttctttctttctttctctcggaggacctgagccctaggaccatgcctcaggactacctggcatgatgattccttgctgtccccagtccacctggctatgctgctgctccagtttcaactgttctgcctgcggctacggaaccctgacctgttcaccggacgtgcttgttgcaccctcgacaattactatgattattattatttgaccatgctggtcatttacgaacattttaacatcttgaccatgttctgttataatatccacccggcacagccagaagaggactggccacccctcatagcctggttcctctaggtttcttcctaggtttttggcctttctcaggagtttttcctagggagtttttcccagccaccgtgcttctttcacatgcattgcttgctgtttggggttttaggctgggtttctgtacagcactttgagatttcagctgatgtacgaagggctatataaataaatttgatttgatttgatttgattcattacGCATACTGGACTGGCAATACTTAGTCTAAAAGACTGGTAAACCATGAACCACAGCTCTGACATAATTCTGTATGATATGATTGATAATGATATGCGGCAGTGCTCTCACCGTGTCATACACAACGTCGCGAGCCTTGTCAAGGTCCTTGAGGTCCTCGACAGTGCAGACAGCGTTCTCTTTGCAACAGCTCTCAGGGATGCCTTGGTCTTTGAAGTACTTTGTTGTGTTCCAGTCCTCATAACTTTCCACTCCACAGCAGTGCAACTGcacaaaaaacacatttactaaTTATCAAGAGGAAATAACAATGTTAACGTccaattcctaattctatggttgACTTAGCCATGTGGACAAATCAAATTtcaatgtcacgtgcacaagtacagtgaaattacTTTGCTTGCTtgccctttcccaacaattcaGAAATCAATATTGGTAGTACTATAcatgtttttattaaaaaaagTCAAGTAGAACAGAAACACATGAGATAAGAACATGAGAAATTAAGCAAGCTACATACAGACTCAGTTCCAGGctcagaagctatatacaggctcagaagctatatacaggctcagaagctatatacaggctcagaagctatatacaggctcagaagctatatacaggctcagaagctatatacaggctcagaagctatatacaggctcagttccaggctcagaagctatatacaggctcagttccaggctcagaagctatatacaggctcagaagctatatacaggctcagaagctatatacaggctcagttccaggctcagaagctatatacaggctcagtagctatataaaaaagaaaaaaaagtgtcagtttcagggtcagtgccaatgccatatttacaatgtgcagggatactaaATCATAAACTATCATACTAAATCAGATCATGTTAAAAGGTGGTTCTATTGTACATCAATGAGTTATTCAATAATGGTGGAGGAGGATCATAACCTAATACAATACCAACAAGCTCTATGCAACTCTGAaaacagatggtgaagcgtgaccaTCTGTACTGTAGAAGTTGTTTATAGCAACACTTCTACAGGGTCTTTGATCAAATTCAGCTGCTATTTCTCTGAACAGCATGTTTTGTGTTATTTGCAAAGGAACCAAACACAGTTAGGCTTCGCACTGAATAACATAATACCACTTACAGTCTTCTGGATGGTGTCAACCGCAGAGCTTTTGGGGTCAGTGGTATTGTAGTTGGTCACAGCGTCTTTATAGGCACCACCTAATACAGCCTTTATCTGCAAGAAACCAAACATTAACTGGGTTTGATTTGTGGCCAACTGAACCCTACAGTAATGTCAAGTGTATTGTAAGTCACCTCAGAAGTACCTGCACTCTGGTGTATGCTCATCTACAGTTCACCGCAACGTTTTGACCTGAACGTCTTCCAGACGTTGCAGTAAACTATATGAGAACATCCCTCAGTGCACAGATATTTCCATTCCTTATATTTGTACCCAGCACTAAATTGCTAGATGTGGGAACACTACTTTTGAACTAACATCTCACCTCATGTCTGAATAAGAAGCCAGAGATGCCGGCCACAAACTCAGCTACGAACACCAGCACCAGGAACATGGCATACTGAGGGGAGAGAAACAACTCATCAATtaacataaaacaaatacaaacattTGAGGAGAATGTGCAAATACAAAATGTAACACATCACAGTGTAACTGACCAGCTTCAGCATCCATGGGCTACCGCGGCATGTAGCGAAGCAACCAAACAGGCCAAAAATGATGATGATGGCTCCAGTCCCGATGAGGACATATGGTGCGTTGGTGCTCTTCTCAGAGGCCAGCTGGAAATAAGCTTCCAGGCTCACCTTCCCCCATACTCCAACTGCCAGAAGGATAACCCCTGTAAACTGGGAGAAAGCACAGACAGTCAGCTCCAATCTCAGGTAATGTCCCTAGGGGATGTTTCAGAGGTTTGACCTAGTTCTGACACAAACTCAAGATttaaaggggggaaaaaaaacaacccTCTTAATTATACACCTAACAATTTTATTGAGCTCAGTGTGATGTCAGGGGCCAGTACACATCTGAAAAAGCTTTGAAGTTGGTATAAATGCCTACAACAGGAAGGGAAAGTCAACATGGAACTTACATTGAATATCAATCCCTTTTGATAGTCCATCGATCCCTATCCCAGTccgctgtccccacatgctttaagatggccaccactgttcctgttcccaagaaagctaaggttgaactaaatgactaccgccctgtagcactcatctgtcatcatgaagtgctttgagagactagttaaggatcatatcacctccaccttacccgtcaccctagacccactccaatttgcataccaccccaataggtccacagacgatgcaatcagcATCACACTACCCTAacccatttggacaagaggaatacctatgtaagaatgctgttcattgactacagctcagaattcaacaccatagtaccctccaaactcgtcattaagcttgagaccctgggtctcgaccccaccctgtgcaactgggtccaggacttcctgacgggccgccccccaggtggtgaaggtaggaaacaacatctccactctgcttaccctcaacactggggcctcacaagggtgcattctcagccctctcctgtactccctgttcacccatgactgcgtggccatgcacgcctccaagtcaatcatcaagtttgcagacactacagtggtaggcttgattaccaacaacgacgagacggcctacagggaggaggtgagggccctcggagtgtggtgtcaggaaaataacctctcactcaatgtcagcaaaacaaaaggagatgatcgtggacttcaggaaacagcagagggtgcacccccctatccacatcgacgggacagtagtggagaaagtggaacgttttaagttcctctgtgtacatatcaccgacaaactgaaatggtccacgcacacagacagtgtggtgaaggcgcaacaggAGGCAGAAATtttttggcttgtcaccaaaaaccctcactaacttttacaggtgcacaattgagagcatcctgtcgggctgtatcaccgcctggtacggcaactgcaccacccacaaccgcagagctctccagagggtactgaggtctgcacaacacatcaccgggggcaaactacctgccctccaggacacctacggcaccgaatgtcacaggaaggcaaaaaagatcatcaaggacaataaccacccgaacCACTACCCGTTCACCCcccttccatccagaaggcgaggtcagtacaggtgcatcaaagctggggcagagagatagaagctgtttttcaatctcaaggccatcagattgttaaacagtcaccactagcacAGACaggtggctgcctacctacagacttgatatcattggccactttaataaatggaacgctagtcactttaataatgccactttaagaacgTTTAcatctcacatgtatatactgtatccttcacgatctattgcatcttagctgctctgtcactgctcatccatatattttatacattctcatccctttactagattgtgtctattaggttttgttgtggaattgttagatattacttgttagataatactgcactgtcagatcaaaaagcataagcatttcgctacactcgcatagAATTTGATTTAACCCAGCCCCCCTCACTGACCCAACCAATAATAGCCCATGGTCTCACATCAGTGAGCTCAGCATCTTCCTTTGTATAATATCCCTTACTTTTACCAGAGTCATATACTCATGGACTGCAGTCATCAGTCCATCGGACCATGAATTATACAGATCACCCTCCATATAGCAATACATGACAGAGATGTGTTGTCATGAACTTTGAACCCATAAAAGCCACGTTTGATTAATGGCGTTGATAGAATAATATAAACTGTGAAGAAACACCATTGACAGATTAAATTTACACAACATTTGTCAAGAAAGCTGTTAGAAAATGTGAGCTGGCTAACGATCTTTGACGACAATCTGCTAAAAATACAAATATGTTTACCTAAAAGTACtgcaaaaaaaatatgtttgagATCATAATAGTTATTTAGTAAGAGTGCCGGCTGTCTTTGGTTGTATCTCAATCAACAACCAGGCCTAACTTCGAATAGTCGTTCCCAACATCTGACAATTTGTCTACGAATGTCACCACGATCCCCGCAATCAAACCtttaaacgtttattttttttatttgacatttatttaagcaggcaagtcagttaagaacaaattattattttacaatatcggcctacaccggccaaaccctaacgacgctgggccaattgtgcgccgccctataggactcccgaccatggcaggttgtgatacagaccGTGattgaaccaaggtctgtagtgacgcctctagcactgagatgcagtgccttagaccgctgcgccactcgagagcctATACTCGCGGGCTGCAACGctccaaaaaaaaaatgtaacgtggCTTTGCAACGTTGTCGCGGTTGGAGAAACGCACAACTTTCACAGCAGCATCTGCGCATAAATAATGTAAAGTAGCTCGAGGCTTCGCTATATCCAACAATTAAGTGattattttccaacagtgttTTCTAACTATCACGGGGAAATAATGTTTTATTTCCAATAACTCGAGTCCTTAAGTTTCAGCCAAAGCCTTACGTTATTCGTTTGTAAATTGCAATTGGATATGTTGGCATCGCCGCTAATTTAGCCCATTGTTACCGTAGCTTGCTTGCATCAGTTATTTACAAGTCAACACTTACCCAAAATATGAGACTGTAAGATATAAGAAAGGTCTTGAGACATGTAATCACTGGTTTAGTTTGAAGCCTTCTTGATGGGGGAGACATTATGTCTATTTCGCAGAAATTGGCAATCAAAAAGTATCGTTGTTACAAagcgagagaaaaaaaaacacttccaCAACGTCTTGCTGGAAAACTTTTGTCGACAAATCACAGAATCCAAGGAGAAGGGAAGTGTCGTCACTGATCCACATTCACTTTCCTGTGAGGAAAAAGTACATTTCCTAGGATTTATGGGAAGTTTTATATTCGCTTGTATTTATGATGTTCCAAaataatataatagaacagaatataataacTTCATTTTTCACCGAGGAAACGTCCGTTGTGGCTAATCGGATGAGACAGTATACACATGACAAATACAAATGCTACAAGATACAAGAGTAATGCCGCTATACACGTGCAGCAATAACAAAGCGTTTTTCCTCACCTGTTTCGGTAAaacgctgagggatggggctggagaaatgcaaccactctcaaattcatagatatAACTATGGATGCCAGGACttaccatccatgatatcaaaatgatagttttgaGGTGGTATAGTTTTTGTTTACATTAATTTGTTTAAAAACATTGGAgtgaaacaagcttatattttgggttctgattgggtgcgacagttgaactaagctcatggggCATTTATACGTTATATTATTCAAGAATCAAATGGGCAAATGTCATTAATTcagaagtccaaaaatggatgaagcaactgcagatttcccctttaaacaCACAAAAAATGCGTACAGTCATCGGGGTGAAAACGCAGAGTTGTATCTCATAAAACCAAGGCAGACACTAGTAGGCTATCGGCATCAGCAGCCTGTGGCTTTTTAATAGAAATGTTGTTATTGTAACTTTTGCCGGAAATAGCATGTCCGGAACTAACACGTCCGACTTGCTGCAAACTGGTTGAACGCTGTTTCAATCGCTGATTGGCGATTTAATGTATCATTTATTTGCCCCTCTTGCGTGTGCAGTTAGCCAACCAGTCGGCAGAACACGCTATTATGATTTTTTACGTCGTTTGTTGTTTGGTCTAGTGTGCGGTCAGCAACATGATTGACAGTTTCAATATCCTACAGCTGCAAAAATGATTCTGCATTTTGATTAAATgttgaaatatgatttatttcagtAGGTGGATTTGAACATCTCTCCTTGGTTTAGTCAGAATACAGGAAATCCATTGCGAATTCCTATCGATTTTAGTGCAAACATTAATATAATTATTTATTAACCACTGGTGGGTTAGGGCTGTATCATGGCCCTTTATGGTACCCCTTATAAGTAGTCCAACAACGCCTCCTAGCGGTAACTTCTCGAACAGTAAATGTGATAAACGAGGAGGACTTTGTCAGTAAAAATTGGCGCAAGGCTGGTTTGTCTGGAGCGTTGGTGGGATTATTCTTGGTTTATAGAGATATAACAAAAACAACGCTAATGATTTTGTCAGTAAAAAAACAATCGATTAAATGAATTGACGGTTTCATTGTTGCCTTCAAATTTTCTGCGCTGTATGTTGGTCAATGGTCTCCACCTTGGCAACAGTTGATGCCCAGTCGAACCACCTTTATTCTGAATATTTGCGCTTCAAGACCGTGTTGGCATGTCACGATTCAACATCCTTTTCCTCTTCACGCTGACCTTTATTAGAGAGCTGCAGGGACACAATGAAGGTAAGATTTAGATATACTGCACTTAATATGTTTCTTTACTCACGGTTTAAACTTTGCATTAGCTTTGATGTACAACATGTATGCACATGTTATTCTATACCTGATGTTGCATAATCAGTTATGATTTGGACACTCTCAAACTATACTTTTGTAAGCTACTATAAAATCATTAAGGCCAGGAGAGACAAATGCTTGCCTTGTCAGTCTCATCTATGGTCCATGATACAGTCCATGCAATGGGGAGTGAGGACATACCTCCATTACCACAGTTATAGGGCAGTAAAGAGAAAGCAGCTGTAGTGGCATCTTTAGAGGGAACTGACAGAATACAAAGAGAGCATGGGGTATTTCCTGAAAAGAAACTCATCCACTCTTGTAACGTTCTTTTTCAGTTAAAAAGAAGAGAGCAAAGAAGCCCAAATATACCATCTTTGCATTTTGTCATGAATAAATACGTTTTGGAGGTGAATAGAAGTCCTCACTGTAGTTACCTGTGTTTGTTATCTGATGTTGGGTATGTCACCCCCTTTCAGACCCCTGTAATTACAACTCCAATCACAGACAAATGACTGAGTGTGCATGGACCAGCTGTGTCAAGGCCCTAATTTAAGACAGGGATTTGAGTCACCTCAGATCCACCCAAACTCATACCTACTGCCAGTTGATAACAAAGCGATAATCTAGTCGGCTAATGGATTGATTCTGGCTATGTCTCACCTTTGCTATTATCACACGTTCTCGTCATTTACCATTTCTCCAACTGAAATACAACGGTTGCTAATTGGGAATGGTCTTTCTAATCCTCAGCATGAGAATATATCCATTGAAGTACAGTTGGACTGCAGTGAATAGTGGGCTTGTGAAATCCACCCCCTCCAATATGACTCATTTCTCCTAGCTGGATGTTCTCCCTGCAGGATGTTCTCCCCGCAGTGGTCATTGCATGTCTTCCTGGTAAAGTAACCGTCTCACTGGGAGCTGTTGGACGTGTGCCAGGCGGGTCTCACTGTGATGCACGTTGTGTCAGAGTCTGCCTTTTTACAACCTCACCGTCATCAGGCGGCCACAGCAGCCGCCTGCATTAGTGCTATAATGGAAAATAGGCTGTTAGGATGAAGAGGTGTTTGACTACTAATGTCTACCATGATGAGACATGTTGCAAAGGATTTCCATCACTGCAGAATGATTGTTGATTGTAGAATGGTTGGAACATGTTTAACTATAGTTGATGTTTATATTTTATTGTACAACTGCTGCTGAAATGTAAACTATCTTGAATACCGAAGAGTCTGTTTATAGACAGTAAATTAAAGATTATCCTCACTTGGATTTGCTAACATGAGGGATACTCAGGTGATAGAAATCTACTGGCATGTTTATATGTTATTCAGAGTCAGACTAGAAACAAGGCATTTGATGAAAAGTGTTGTAACATCATTGTAACTTCTTCCAGTGGAAGTTTAGCAGTTTATTGCAAGTGCCCAAATTAGTAACATTAGAAACTTTGAGTTGTGTCACCATGAATTGAATTTATTGGTCTAAATTAAAAGTAATTACACATTAACTACCCCTGTAGGCTGGGCAAGCTATTCTAATATCTGAACCAATTTGTTGTTACAAATACTCAGGGATAATATTCagctaaaaaaaacctaaaaTCTGGCAGCCCTCTTTCTAAACGGTAGAGTCCCTTATAAATATCCTTCAAGGGATTATGTTCGTGAAATAGGCTAGACCACAAGTGAGGGGAAAGAATGAGGGTGTTAAGGGAGACCTACTATATGGAAAGTTAGATTCAGCTCCTTGGTTTAAAGATGCAGTGTAGTGCTAAGTAGGCAAAAAGAGATGTTAACAGCTTTAGACCCAGTACTAACTAGTAATTACATTCAAAATGGAGTAGGGGACTTCTGCTTGCCAGCTTCATCTGCTTCACGTGTCATGATTTCAGTGCACATTCAGCAATGTTAAGTCATTTCCCTACACTCTTTACTATTACCTTTTACTTCCATGTGATGCTAAACACTTTTACGCTGCGATAAATGAAACGTCAGCCAACTAGAAAGTCAGGCTTTTGTCAGAGACATACTGGTTTGACTGGACTTCAGTTTTGGATCCAAACCCCTggagagtttaaaaaaaaaaatgtatttccctTATTGGAAATCCAGGTGTTAAATAGGAATCTGGCTCAGGAACGGACCAGAAACCAGGTTGTGCGGAACTGAGACTTTGTGGAAAAACCATTAGCATGCCAACATAGGTCCCGGAGAGAAAGAATGTTCCACTCTTCATGTTCTACATCAAAATCATTTGATATTCATCACAAATAAgcaaataaatacaaaagtaGGTTTATGAGTGGGAAAGAACAATACATATcgtccatcaaatcaaatcaaatgtatttatatagcccttcttacatcagctgatatctcaaagtgctgtacagaaacccagcctaaaaacccaaacagcaagcaatgcaggtgtagaagcacggtggctgggaaaaactcccttgaaaggccaaaacctaggaagaaacctagagaggaaccaggctatgaggggtggccagtcctcttctggctgtgccgggtggagattataacagaacatggccaagatgttcaaatgttcataaatgaccagcatggtcaaataataataatcacagtagttgtcaagggtgcaacaggtcagcacctcaggagtaaatgccagttggcttttcatagccgatcaatgagagtatctctaccgctcctgctgtctctagagagttgaaaacagcaggtctgggacaggtagcacgtccggcgaacaggtcagggttccatagtcgcaggcagaacagttgaaactggagcagcagcacagccaggtggactggggacagcaaggagtcatcatgccaggtagtcctggggcatggtcctagggctcaggtcctcagagagagaggaagagagaattagacagagcatacttaaattcacacaggacaccggataagacaggagaaatactccagatataacagactgaccctagccccccgacacataaactactgcagcataaatacttgaggctgagacaggacgggtcaggagacactgtggccccatccgatgatacccccggacagggccaaacaggcaggatataaccccacccactttgccaaagcacagcccccacaccagtaGAGGGAAAgcttcaatcaccaacttaccatcctgagacaaggccgagtattgCCATAAGTATAGTCCATAACTACATTAGTGGCTAACAAAtggttttattttgttttatgccTTGTTGCTATGACTGATCAGAGCTAATAAGTCTGTCATTAGTTTCAGGCTCTGGAACCACACTGCACAGCAGCTACAATGAGGTTGTTCCAGAGGAGGAGTACTATACTCCCCGACTGGACTACAGGAGTAAGTAAGGAGAACCACACAGTCACAACATTAACATTTGGAATAAGCTTGTCATAATGTAAGTGGACACTTACACTGAATTGGAAATCTACGTACCCCACATCACTGTTTTGAAATCAGTATCTCTTGATGTCAATTGGGTCTGTAGCACACTGGTCTTGGCGCTGTGTTCCAGTGTGTGATTAAACAGTGTTGTTTCGA is a window encoding:
- the LOC115205314 gene encoding tetraspanin-7 — protein: MSPPSRRLQTKPVITCLKTFLISYSLIFWFTGVILLAVGVWGKVSLEAYFQLASEKSTNAPYVLIGTGAIIIIFGLFGCFATCRGSPWMLKLYAMFLVLVFVAEFVAGISGFLFRHEIKAVLGGAYKDAVTNYNTTDPKSSAVDTIQKTLHCCGVESYEDWNTTKYFKDQGIPESCCKENAVCTVEDLKDLDKARDVVYDTGCFSKVTTLMESNLGIIAGISFGIAFFQLIGVFLACCLSRYITNNQYEMV